A genomic region of Pseudomonas migulae contains the following coding sequences:
- the mexE gene encoding multidrug efflux RND transporter periplasmic adaptor subunit MexE, whose translation MEQSLKHLRFPLAMLAVLVMSACGKAPESAATMPAAKVSVAKVLEQPVNEWDEFTGRLEAPETVEIRPRVSGQIDDVAFTEGALVKKGDLLFQIDPRPFQAEVRRLEALVAQSRANATRSENEAQRGERLRTSNAISAELADSRTSAAQEARAAVGALQAQLDLAKLNLSFTRVTAPISGRVSRAEITAGNLVTADTTPLTSVVSTDKVYAYFDADERVFLKYTQLARQGKRGATTPVYLGLSNEDGNPHQGVMNFVDNQVNPKTGTIRGRAVFDNTDGTYTPGLYARLKLVGSGTYSAVLINDEAVGTDLGKKFVLVMDADNKTAYRAVELGPKIEGLRIVRNGLNKDDTIIVKGLQRVRPGSPVTPEVIPMASEQTLAALAQQRQALEASNLPQVAPAKAAPGSVVKLAAATPRG comes from the coding sequence ATGGAACAGTCACTCAAACATTTGCGCTTCCCCTTGGCCATGTTGGCCGTGCTGGTGATGAGCGCTTGCGGCAAGGCTCCGGAGTCTGCCGCGACCATGCCTGCGGCGAAAGTCAGCGTCGCCAAGGTGCTGGAACAACCGGTCAACGAGTGGGACGAATTCACCGGGCGCCTTGAAGCGCCGGAAACGGTAGAGATTCGTCCACGGGTCTCCGGCCAGATCGATGACGTGGCCTTCACCGAAGGCGCGCTGGTCAAGAAAGGTGACCTGCTGTTCCAGATCGACCCACGCCCTTTCCAGGCTGAGGTCCGCCGGCTCGAAGCGCTGGTTGCTCAATCCCGCGCCAATGCCACCCGTAGCGAAAATGAAGCCCAGCGCGGTGAACGCCTGCGCACCAGCAACGCGATTTCCGCCGAACTGGCCGATTCGCGCACCAGCGCGGCACAAGAAGCTCGCGCCGCTGTCGGTGCGCTTCAAGCGCAACTGGACTTGGCCAAACTGAACCTGAGCTTCACCCGCGTCACCGCGCCAATCAGCGGCCGCGTCAGCCGTGCGGAAATCACCGCCGGCAACCTGGTGACCGCCGATACCACCCCGCTGACCAGCGTGGTGTCCACCGACAAGGTCTACGCCTACTTCGACGCCGATGAGCGTGTGTTCCTCAAGTACACCCAGCTCGCTCGCCAGGGCAAACGCGGCGCCACCACCCCGGTGTACCTCGGCCTGTCCAACGAAGACGGCAACCCGCACCAGGGCGTGATGAACTTCGTCGACAACCAGGTCAACCCGAAAACCGGCACCATCCGTGGTCGCGCGGTGTTCGACAATACCGATGGCACCTACACCCCAGGCCTGTATGCGCGGCTGAAACTGGTCGGCAGCGGCACCTACTCCGCCGTGCTGATCAACGACGAAGCCGTCGGCACCGACCTCGGTAAAAAGTTCGTGCTGGTGATGGATGCGGACAACAAAACCGCCTACCGCGCGGTCGAGCTGGGACCAAAAATCGAAGGCCTGCGCATCGTGCGCAACGGCCTGAACAAGGACGACACGATCATCGTCAAGGGCCTGCAGCGGGTACGTCCCGGTTCGCCAGTCACCCCTGAAGTGATCCCGATGGCCAGCGAGCAAACCCTCGCGGCACTCGCACAACAACGACAAGCGCTGGAAGCCAGCAACCTGCCCCAAGTCGCGCCTGCGAAGGCCGCGCCGGGTTCGGTTGTGAAACTGGCTGCTGCGACTCCACGCGGTTAA
- a CDS encoding efflux RND transporter permease subunit — protein MNFSQFFISRPIFAAVLSLLILIAGAISLFQLPISEYPEVVPPTVVVRANFPGANPKVIGETVAAPLEQAITGVENMLYMSSQSTADGKITLTITFALGTDLDNAQVQVQNRVTRTEPKLPEEVTRIGITVDKASPDLTMVVHLTSPDKRYDMLYLSNYALLNIKDELARLGGVGDVQLFGMGDYSLRVWLDPNKTASRNLTATDVVTAIREQNRQVAAGALGAPPAPNATAFQLSVNTQGRLVSEEEFENIIIRSGDNGEITRLKDIARVELGSSQYALRSLLNNQPAVAIPIFQRPGSNAIEISNEVRDKMAELKKSFPEGMDFSIVYDPTIFVRGSIEAVVHTLFEALILVVLVVILFLQTWRASIIPLVAVPVSLIGTFAVMHLFGFSLNALSLFGLVLAIGIVVDDAIVVVENVERHIELGETPVEATKKAMREVTGPIIATALVLCAVFIPAAFISGLTGQFYKQFALTIAISTVISAFNSLTLSPALAAVLLKSHHAPKDRFTKVLDKLLGGWLFRPFNRFFERASHGYVGTVARVIRSSGIALLLYAGLMVLTFFGFAHTPTGFVPGQDKQYLVAFAQLPDASSLDRTEDVIKRMSDLALKQPGVESAVAFPGLSINGFTNSPNAGIVFVTLKPFDERKDPSMSAGAIAGALNGQFAGIQEAYMAIFPPPPVQGLGTIGGFRLQIEDRGNLGYDELYKETMNIITKSHNVPELAALFTSYTVNVPQVDAAIDREKAKTHGVAVSDIFDTLQIYLGSLYANDFNRFGRTYQVNVQAEQQFRLEPDQIGQLKVRNNKGEMIPLATFIKVSDTSGPDRVMHYNGFITAEINGAAAPGYSSGQAQVAIEKLLKEELPNGMTYEWTDLTYQQILSGNTALFVFPLCVLLAFLVLAAQYESWSLPLAVILIVPMTLLSAIAGVIASGGDNNIFTQIGLIVLVGLACKNAILIVEFAKDKQQDEGMSPLAAVLEACRLRLRPILMTSFAFIMGVVPLVFSSGAGAEMRHAMGVAVFSGMLGVTFFGLLLTPVFYVLIRNFVERGEKRKAAKALKLEAQQ, from the coding sequence ATGAATTTTTCCCAATTCTTCATTTCTCGGCCGATCTTTGCAGCGGTGCTGTCGCTGCTGATCCTGATCGCCGGTGCCATCTCGCTGTTCCAGTTGCCGATCAGCGAATACCCGGAAGTGGTGCCGCCGACCGTTGTGGTCCGTGCCAACTTCCCGGGCGCCAACCCAAAAGTCATCGGTGAAACCGTGGCCGCTCCACTGGAGCAAGCCATCACCGGCGTCGAGAACATGCTGTACATGTCCTCGCAGTCCACCGCTGACGGCAAGATCACCCTGACCATCACCTTTGCGCTGGGCACTGACCTGGACAACGCGCAGGTACAGGTGCAGAACCGCGTGACCCGGACCGAGCCGAAACTTCCAGAAGAAGTGACGCGCATCGGTATCACCGTGGACAAGGCATCGCCCGACCTGACCATGGTCGTGCACTTGACCTCGCCGGACAAACGCTACGACATGCTCTACCTGTCCAACTACGCCTTGCTCAACATCAAGGATGAGCTGGCGCGTCTGGGCGGTGTCGGTGATGTGCAACTGTTCGGCATGGGCGATTACTCGCTGCGTGTATGGCTTGACCCGAACAAGACTGCCTCGCGCAACCTGACCGCCACCGATGTGGTGACCGCGATTCGTGAGCAGAACCGTCAGGTGGCGGCCGGTGCCCTGGGCGCCCCGCCTGCACCGAATGCCACGGCGTTCCAGTTGTCGGTCAACACCCAGGGCCGTCTGGTTTCTGAAGAAGAGTTCGAGAACATCATCATTCGCTCCGGCGACAACGGTGAAATCACTCGTCTAAAAGACATCGCGCGCGTTGAGCTCGGTTCCAGCCAATACGCCCTGCGTTCCTTGCTGAACAACCAACCGGCGGTGGCGATCCCGATCTTCCAGCGCCCGGGTTCCAACGCGATCGAAATCTCCAACGAAGTGCGCGACAAGATGGCAGAGCTGAAGAAGAGCTTCCCGGAAGGCATGGACTTCAGCATCGTCTATGACCCGACGATCTTCGTGCGCGGCTCCATCGAAGCGGTGGTTCACACCCTCTTCGAAGCACTGATCCTCGTTGTTCTGGTGGTGATCCTGTTCCTGCAGACCTGGCGCGCCTCGATCATTCCGTTGGTGGCGGTGCCCGTATCGTTGATCGGTACCTTTGCGGTGATGCACCTGTTCGGCTTCTCGCTGAACGCCTTGTCGCTGTTCGGTCTGGTGCTGGCCATCGGCATCGTGGTCGACGATGCGATTGTGGTGGTGGAGAACGTGGAAAGGCACATCGAGCTGGGAGAAACGCCCGTAGAAGCCACCAAGAAAGCCATGCGAGAGGTGACCGGGCCGATCATCGCGACGGCGCTGGTGCTGTGTGCGGTATTTATCCCGGCGGCGTTCATTTCCGGACTCACCGGCCAGTTCTACAAACAGTTTGCCCTGACCATTGCCATCTCGACCGTGATCTCGGCGTTCAACTCGCTGACACTGTCCCCTGCCCTGGCCGCCGTGCTGCTCAAGAGCCACCATGCGCCGAAAGATCGCTTTACCAAAGTGCTCGATAAACTATTGGGCGGCTGGCTGTTCCGTCCGTTCAACCGGTTCTTCGAACGCGCCAGCCATGGCTATGTCGGCACCGTAGCCAGGGTCATCCGCAGCAGCGGTATTGCCCTGCTGTTGTACGCAGGCCTGATGGTGCTGACCTTCTTCGGTTTCGCCCACACCCCGACCGGTTTCGTACCCGGCCAGGACAAGCAATACCTGGTGGCTTTCGCGCAACTGCCGGACGCTTCGAGTCTGGACCGCACCGAAGACGTGATCAAACGCATGTCCGACCTGGCGCTGAAACAGCCTGGCGTGGAAAGTGCGGTGGCCTTCCCCGGCCTGTCGATCAATGGATTCACCAACAGCCCGAACGCCGGCATCGTGTTCGTGACCCTGAAACCGTTCGACGAGCGTAAAGACCCGAGCATGTCCGCCGGTGCGATTGCCGGTGCATTGAACGGTCAGTTCGCCGGGATTCAGGAAGCCTACATGGCGATCTTCCCGCCGCCGCCGGTACAAGGCCTGGGCACCATCGGTGGTTTCCGCCTGCAGATCGAAGACCGGGGCAACCTGGGCTACGACGAGCTGTACAAAGAAACCATGAACATCATCACCAAGAGCCACAACGTGCCGGAACTGGCCGCGCTGTTCACCAGCTACACCGTGAACGTGCCGCAGGTCGATGCCGCCATCGACCGTGAAAAAGCCAAGACCCACGGCGTGGCTGTCAGCGACATCTTCGACACCCTGCAGATCTACCTGGGTTCGCTGTATGCCAACGACTTCAACCGCTTCGGTCGTACCTATCAGGTCAACGTTCAAGCCGAACAGCAGTTCCGCCTCGAGCCGGACCAGATCGGTCAGCTGAAAGTGCGTAACAACAAAGGCGAGATGATCCCGCTGGCGACCTTCATCAAGGTCAGCGACACCTCGGGCCCGGACCGTGTGATGCACTACAACGGCTTCATCACCGCTGAAATCAACGGTGCGGCAGCCCCCGGCTACAGCTCCGGCCAGGCTCAGGTGGCCATCGAGAAACTGCTCAAGGAAGAACTGCCGAACGGCATGACCTACGAATGGACCGACCTGACCTACCAGCAGATTCTGTCCGGCAACACCGCGCTGTTCGTGTTCCCGCTCTGCGTATTGCTGGCGTTCCTGGTGCTCGCGGCGCAGTACGAAAGCTGGAGCCTGCCACTGGCGGTGATCCTGATCGTACCGATGACCCTGCTGTCGGCCATCGCTGGTGTGATTGCTTCGGGAGGCGACAACAACATCTTCACCCAGATCGGCTTGATCGTACTGGTGGGACTTGCGTGCAAGAACGCGATTCTGATCGTCGAGTTTGCCAAGGATAAACAGCAGGACGAAGGCATGAGCCCGCTGGCTGCGGTGCTCGAAGCGTGCCGTCTGCGTCTGCGGCCGATCCTGATGACCTCCTTCGCGTTCATCATGGGTGTGGTGCCACTGGTGTTCTCCAGCGGTGCCGGTGCCGAAATGCGTCATGCCATGGGTGTGGCGGTGTTCTCCGGGATGCTCGGGGTGACCTTCTTCGGTCTGTTGCTGACGCCGGTGTTCTACGTATTGATTCGTAACTTTGTGGAGCGCGGTGAGAAACGCAAAGCGGCCAAGGCCCTGAAACTGGAGGCGCAACAATGA
- a CDS encoding efflux transporter outer membrane subunit — protein MSLKAFLPSLLVLALSACAVGPDYKTPATEPANITTATDGAAGQKNFDRSRFEGIWWQQFEDPTLNQLVTQSLQGNRDLRVAFARWKAARAIRDDASNDAMPTITSRASSDLGKGQIPGQTTKRVNSERYDLGLDMAWELDLFGRIQRNLESSDAEQQAAEADLYQLQVSMIAELVDAYGQLRGAQLREKIALANLNNQQESRKITESLRDAGVGDQLDVVRADARLAAVEASVPQLQAEQVRQKNRIATLLGERPDKLTVDLSPKDLPAIAKALPIGDPGELLQRRPDILSAERQLASATARIGVAKADLFPRVSLSGFLGFTAGRGSQIGSSAANAWALGPSITWAAFDLGSVRARLRGADAEAEGALATYEQQVLLALEESENAFSDYGKRQQRLISLIRQSESSRAAADLAEIRYREGSSDFLVLLDAQRERLAAEDTQAQAEVDLYRGIVAIYKALGGGWQPETVASK, from the coding sequence ATGAGCCTGAAAGCCTTCCTGCCGAGCCTGCTGGTACTGGCCCTGAGTGCCTGTGCCGTGGGCCCGGACTACAAGACCCCAGCCACCGAGCCGGCCAACATCACGACCGCTACCGATGGCGCTGCCGGCCAGAAAAACTTCGACCGTTCGCGTTTCGAAGGTATCTGGTGGCAGCAGTTCGAAGACCCGACCCTCAACCAGTTGGTGACGCAATCTCTGCAAGGCAACCGCGATTTGCGCGTGGCCTTTGCACGCTGGAAAGCGGCCCGGGCGATTCGTGACGACGCCAGCAATGACGCTATGCCGACCATCACCAGCCGCGCCAGCAGTGATCTGGGCAAAGGCCAGATTCCGGGCCAGACCACCAAACGGGTCAACAGCGAACGCTATGACCTGGGTCTGGACATGGCCTGGGAACTGGATCTGTTCGGTCGCATCCAGCGCAACCTGGAATCCAGCGACGCCGAGCAGCAAGCGGCTGAAGCCGATCTGTACCAACTGCAAGTCAGCATGATTGCCGAACTGGTGGACGCCTACGGTCAACTGCGCGGCGCACAACTGCGGGAAAAGATTGCCCTGGCCAACCTGAACAACCAGCAGGAATCGCGCAAGATCACCGAGAGCCTGCGTGATGCCGGCGTCGGCGATCAGCTCGATGTGGTCCGCGCCGATGCACGCCTGGCGGCCGTCGAAGCCAGCGTGCCGCAGTTGCAGGCTGAACAGGTTCGACAGAAAAACCGTATCGCCACCTTGCTGGGTGAACGTCCGGACAAACTGACCGTCGACCTGAGTCCTAAGGACTTGCCGGCCATCGCCAAGGCATTGCCGATCGGTGACCCGGGCGAACTGCTGCAACGTCGCCCGGACATTCTCAGCGCCGAACGTCAACTGGCTTCGGCCACGGCACGTATCGGTGTGGCCAAGGCGGATCTGTTCCCTCGGGTCAGCCTCAGCGGCTTCCTCGGCTTTACCGCCGGGCGCGGTTCGCAGATCGGTTCCTCGGCGGCCAATGCCTGGGCACTGGGCCCAAGCATCACCTGGGCAGCGTTTGACCTGGGCAGTGTTCGAGCGCGTTTGCGCGGTGCCGACGCGGAAGCCGAAGGTGCTCTGGCGACCTACGAGCAGCAAGTACTGCTGGCCCTGGAAGAATCGGAAAACGCTTTCAGTGATTACGGCAAACGCCAGCAACGCCTGATTTCGCTGATTCGTCAGAGTGAATCCAGCCGCGCGGCCGCCGACCTGGCGGAAATTCGCTACCGCGAAGGCTCGTCGGACTTCCTCGTCCTGCTCGATGCCCAGCGCGAGCGTCTGGCAGCGGAAGACACCCAGGCCCAGGCTGAAGTCGATCTGTATCGCGGCATCGTCGCGATCTACAAGGCCCTTGGCGGCGGCTGGCAACCAGAGACGGTCGCCAGCAAGTAA
- a CDS encoding HlyD family efflux transporter periplasmic adaptor subunit has translation MKKILARFTTVVVVVLAFVLGWFAWEYYTRAPWTRDARVRADVVTLSADVAGRIVNLGVQDNQHVEKGQLLLEIDPSRYALAVEHAKRSVEVAKASLGQSEATIVASQALLKQRQSEERRRRTLKERAAISGEEWEKSSTDVSVAQADLLRNQANLGFAQANVHLAIAALAEAEHDLERTRVVSPVSGYVTNLLTRQGDYATSGGPLVALVDSESFYISGYFEETKLPRIGEGDRVDIELMSGERFGGTVQSIAFAIADRENLPGSRLLANINPSYTWVKLAQRVPVRIKIDGDYAGKDKLRAGTTATVTVQETHKSQDQH, from the coding sequence TTGAAGAAGATCCTCGCCCGATTCACGACAGTGGTCGTGGTAGTGCTGGCCTTTGTGCTCGGCTGGTTCGCCTGGGAGTATTACACCCGCGCCCCCTGGACCCGGGACGCGCGGGTGCGTGCCGATGTGGTGACCTTGTCCGCCGATGTCGCAGGGCGCATCGTCAACCTCGGCGTGCAGGACAACCAGCACGTGGAGAAGGGGCAGTTGCTGCTGGAAATCGATCCCTCGCGCTACGCCCTGGCGGTGGAACATGCCAAGCGTTCGGTGGAAGTGGCGAAGGCTTCACTCGGGCAATCCGAAGCAACCATCGTCGCCAGCCAGGCGCTGCTCAAACAGCGTCAGAGCGAGGAGCGTCGCCGCCGTACACTCAAGGAGCGCGCGGCGATTTCCGGTGAAGAGTGGGAAAAATCCAGCACCGATGTCTCGGTGGCCCAGGCCGATTTGCTGCGCAACCAGGCCAATCTGGGTTTCGCCCAGGCCAACGTGCATCTGGCCATAGCCGCATTGGCCGAGGCCGAGCACGACCTGGAGCGCACTCGGGTCGTATCGCCGGTCAGTGGCTACGTCACCAATCTACTGACCCGACAGGGCGACTATGCGACATCGGGTGGTCCGTTAGTGGCGCTGGTGGACAGCGAATCCTTTTACATCAGCGGCTATTTTGAAGAAACCAAACTGCCGCGAATCGGTGAGGGTGACCGGGTCGACATTGAATTGATGAGTGGCGAGCGTTTTGGCGGCACGGTGCAAAGCATCGCCTTCGCCATCGCCGACCGGGAAAACCTGCCCGGCAGCCGCCTGCTCGCCAACATCAACCCCAGTTACACCTGGGTCAAACTGGCACAGCGAGTGCCGGTGCGGATCAAGATCGATGGCGACTATGCCGGCAAAGACAAACTGCGGGCGGGGACGACGGCGACAGTGACCGTCCAGGAAACCCACAAATCCCAAGACCAACACTGA
- a CDS encoding DUF1656 domain-containing protein produces the protein MPIDLEIGGVYLPPIAQALLLGLPVFLLLDWILRRLGVLQFVWHEALFEGALYACVCATLILLMGA, from the coding sequence TTGCCCATTGATCTGGAAATAGGCGGTGTCTACCTGCCGCCGATTGCGCAGGCGCTGCTGCTGGGCTTGCCGGTTTTCCTGCTGCTGGACTGGATTCTGCGGCGCCTCGGCGTGTTGCAGTTCGTGTGGCATGAAGCCTTGTTCGAGGGCGCGTTGTACGCCTGCGTGTGTGCCACGTTGATTCTGCTGATGGGAGCCTGA
- a CDS encoding FUSC family protein yields the protein MQPLLQYFKAIFNPGPGVVLFALRTIAAGLLTLYLAFLFDLDQPKWSIMAVVIVSQPLGGMALARSFGQIIGTTLGAVVAVVIMAIFPQAPLPFLITLSLWLALCTAGGTLLRYTSSQAFVLSGYTAVVVGLLAVPDQDGTFLLAVTRVTETLLAVACVCVVSLLTARPEAVAKDYFARIDQVIKLLATHASAAIHTEESEADFHLRQMQLLSQISALEGVRRHLYYDAPRLRSADDLVQLLGNQLMLLTARLTALRHQRQLLLERLDGEIPQEIQRLLAEEVLFLDQLAQLGRAMPNEQRRQFATLQKRFDALAYRSEQLIEPFSATLRSLSWSLRWEQARLLQQFETILELSDAIQSGRKASSLHRGQKNPLHMDYTLAAMNAIRAFCALMVAGLIWIETGWDGARGGMIVAGILCSLMATFPRPLLAAQSFARGLGLALVVSAVLQFALVPMISSFELLALLLAPLLYAVAVGLSSPPTTGTGIGLGLSTFLLLGPQNTGLGQNTATQWFEFAGSYVCAAALALSVYALIFPFRPVLRIRRLHQENCEQVYALLKTPATDENQFAFESRMVDRLTMMLGLLPSIQDKSARDLFDVSLGCMALGIALNQLRQQGQDNTLLSPELQSRLFATVRETGRLVAGRADVEVDRVLDNLHALGDELDALHSSVHEHLWSVFRMRVALLIVVSFLERHRGHFEPATPQEGVPAIAH from the coding sequence ATGCAACCGCTGCTTCAATACTTCAAGGCAATATTCAACCCCGGGCCGGGGGTCGTGCTGTTCGCCTTGAGAACCATCGCGGCCGGGCTGTTGACGCTGTACCTGGCATTTCTGTTTGACCTCGACCAGCCCAAGTGGTCGATCATGGCGGTGGTCATCGTCAGCCAGCCCTTGGGGGGAATGGCGCTGGCTCGCAGCTTCGGCCAAATCATCGGCACTACCCTGGGCGCGGTGGTGGCGGTGGTGATCATGGCGATATTCCCTCAAGCGCCACTGCCTTTCCTTATTACGCTGTCCCTGTGGCTGGCGCTGTGTACCGCCGGTGGCACCTTGTTGCGCTACACCAGCTCCCAGGCCTTTGTGCTCAGCGGTTATACCGCGGTGGTGGTGGGACTGCTGGCGGTCCCCGATCAGGACGGCACCTTTCTGTTGGCCGTGACCCGCGTGACGGAGACGTTGCTGGCGGTGGCGTGCGTGTGTGTCGTCAGCCTCCTGACCGCGCGCCCGGAAGCCGTGGCCAAGGATTACTTCGCCAGGATCGATCAGGTGATCAAACTGCTGGCGACCCATGCCAGCGCCGCGATTCATACCGAGGAAAGCGAGGCCGATTTCCACCTTCGGCAAATGCAGCTGCTCAGCCAGATCAGCGCACTGGAGGGAGTACGCCGGCATCTGTATTACGACGCGCCGCGCTTGCGCAGTGCCGATGACCTGGTGCAGTTGCTCGGCAATCAACTGATGCTGCTGACCGCGCGGCTCACCGCGTTGCGCCATCAGCGGCAGTTGTTGCTCGAGCGTCTGGACGGCGAGATTCCCCAGGAGATCCAGCGTTTGCTCGCCGAAGAAGTACTGTTTCTCGATCAACTGGCGCAGCTGGGACGTGCGATGCCCAATGAACAACGGCGCCAATTCGCAACGTTGCAGAAGCGTTTCGATGCTCTGGCTTATCGTTCGGAGCAACTCATCGAACCTTTTTCGGCGACCTTGCGCTCGCTGTCGTGGTCGTTGCGCTGGGAGCAGGCGCGTCTGTTGCAGCAGTTTGAAACGATTCTGGAGTTGAGCGATGCGATCCAGAGCGGGCGCAAAGCCAGCAGTCTCCATCGCGGGCAGAAAAACCCGCTGCACATGGACTACACGCTGGCGGCGATGAACGCGATTCGCGCCTTTTGCGCACTGATGGTGGCCGGTCTGATCTGGATCGAAACCGGCTGGGACGGCGCTCGGGGTGGGATGATCGTTGCCGGGATTCTCTGCTCGCTGATGGCCACCTTTCCGCGGCCGCTGCTGGCCGCCCAAAGCTTCGCCCGAGGCCTGGGCCTTGCGCTGGTGGTCTCGGCGGTTCTGCAATTCGCGCTGGTGCCGATGATCAGCAGCTTCGAACTGTTGGCGCTGTTGCTGGCGCCCTTGCTTTACGCGGTCGCGGTGGGGTTATCCAGCCCGCCCACTACGGGGACGGGGATTGGGCTCGGGTTGTCGACCTTTCTGTTGCTGGGCCCGCAAAACACTGGATTGGGACAGAACACCGCGACCCAGTGGTTCGAATTCGCCGGCTCGTATGTCTGCGCCGCTGCACTGGCGTTGAGTGTGTACGCCTTGATTTTCCCCTTCAGGCCAGTACTGCGTATTCGTCGGCTGCACCAGGAAAATTGCGAGCAGGTCTACGCCTTGCTGAAAACCCCGGCCACCGATGAAAACCAGTTTGCCTTCGAGAGCCGTATGGTCGATCGCCTGACCATGATGCTGGGACTGTTGCCGTCCATCCAGGACAAGTCAGCGCGTGACCTGTTCGACGTCAGCCTCGGTTGCATGGCGTTGGGCATTGCGTTGAACCAGCTGAGGCAACAGGGGCAGGACAACACGTTACTGAGCCCGGAACTGCAAAGCCGGCTGTTCGCTACGGTTCGGGAAACCGGGCGACTGGTCGCCGGTCGGGCTGACGTTGAAGTGGATCGTGTGCTCGACAACTTGCACGCCCTGGGCGATGAGCTGGATGCGCTGCATTCCAGTGTGCATGAGCATCTGTGGTCGGTGTTCCGCATGCGTGTGGCGCTATTGATCGTGGTGTCGTTCCTCGAGCGTCACCGTGGCCACTTTGAACCTGCAACGCCACAAGAAGGAGTACCCGCGATTGCCCATTGA
- a CDS encoding tetratricopeptide repeat protein yields the protein MPKSRRYLIISLSVLFAIGLAWVFLRSTTPVVPEAIRRGYSEALTQARAGQPGAARVLYQQLARTDISPKRRVWLHAELPNYPSSVALKLADADLQHPSADVRIAAIRSISGLVPSGQRSLLLGPLLDDSEQPVRFAAVNALLGLSPDDLGLYFGPLQQAIDAWEQVLTQAPESADNQYQLARLHLHNGEFKAAQQALENTLRLAPANLPALVMQIEVLDRQGQSEAARLLLAKQLKAQPDSAYLQHALGMWLLHHGQSEFALLGLSKAVELEPDNKDYRYDLATTLHGEQELEAAQKQLQEIVQRHPADRKARVLLINYWKESGQLQNVQILLAQLEQLNPDDPALQQGL from the coding sequence ATGCCCAAGTCCCGCCGCTACCTGATCATCAGCCTCAGCGTCCTGTTTGCCATCGGCCTTGCGTGGGTCTTTCTGCGCAGCACGACCCCCGTGGTGCCGGAAGCGATCAGGCGCGGTTACAGTGAAGCGCTGACGCAAGCCCGGGCAGGTCAACCGGGCGCGGCGCGGGTTCTGTATCAGCAATTGGCTCGTACCGATATCTCACCCAAGCGCCGCGTCTGGCTGCATGCCGAACTGCCCAACTACCCCAGTTCCGTAGCCCTGAAACTGGCGGACGCCGACCTGCAACATCCCTCGGCCGATGTGCGTATCGCCGCCATCAGAAGCATCAGCGGACTGGTCCCCAGTGGTCAGCGCAGCCTGCTGTTGGGCCCGTTGCTCGATGACAGCGAACAACCAGTCCGGTTTGCCGCGGTCAACGCATTGCTGGGCTTGTCGCCGGACGACCTGGGTTTGTATTTCGGACCGTTGCAGCAGGCCATCGATGCCTGGGAACAGGTGCTCACGCAAGCGCCTGAAAGCGCGGACAACCAGTATCAGTTGGCCCGGTTGCACCTGCACAACGGTGAATTCAAAGCGGCACAACAGGCGCTTGAAAATACCCTGCGCCTGGCCCCCGCCAATCTGCCCGCACTGGTGATGCAGATCGAAGTGCTGGACCGGCAAGGACAAAGCGAAGCCGCCCGGCTGCTGTTGGCCAAACAGCTGAAGGCCCAACCCGATTCCGCTTACCTGCAACATGCCCTGGGGATGTGGTTGCTGCACCATGGCCAGAGTGAGTTCGCCCTGCTCGGCTTGTCCAAGGCTGTGGAACTTGAACCGGACAACAAGGATTACCGCTACGACCTGGCGACGACGCTGCATGGCGAGCAAGAGCTTGAAGCGGCGCAGAAACAGTTGCAGGAAATCGTCCAGCGCCACCCCGCCGACCGCAAGGCACGGGTCCTGCTGATCAACTACTGGAAAGAAAGCGGGCAGTTGCAGAACGTGCAGATCCTGTTGGCGCAACTTGAACAACTCAACCCCGACGACCCGGCATTGCAACAAGGTCTTTAA